From Hymenobacter sedentarius, a single genomic window includes:
- a CDS encoding DUF4271 domain-containing protein, which produces MWLLTGGLLLAMVAAVCPVRASEYRQLPPAPPTALSDDWLIHDAARNRLIFYLPGYHQPAHAYYQWVRLNHRQAFPLSFAAQPGLSIFIDNQLVFTAKTAATYSLDLAQLLPAQLAAGTHLLAVWQPDGSPALASFSGVSASSASVGQAKVRAEQAQPRLPRPQGQNVYLGFLLVLGLSYGAVRSAYQPGLARIFQIEELFGGGSDQQAFLAKPAFSLLNLLLVLLFALSFALLLTAIHTDLQNLPLLRRFFDVPETAIVARVVLYTAVITVFIFGKYVYLGVMGYIFGLQPLVNIQYREFLRTTLLGGLFLPLVLLLYLSLNSSYPRTVAWAASAVIGIVLVGTVLRVARTLHQHASLLNLHLFAYLCATEVLPLLVLLKLIVFTY; this is translated from the coding sequence TTGTGGCTTCTCACCGGCGGCCTGCTGCTGGCAATGGTGGCCGCAGTGTGCCCCGTGCGCGCCAGTGAATACCGCCAGCTTCCGCCGGCCCCGCCCACGGCCCTTTCCGACGATTGGCTTATCCACGACGCCGCCCGGAACCGGCTGATTTTTTACCTACCCGGCTACCACCAGCCCGCGCACGCCTACTACCAGTGGGTGCGGCTAAACCACCGCCAGGCCTTTCCGCTGTCGTTTGCGGCGCAGCCCGGCCTCAGCATCTTCATCGATAACCAGCTCGTCTTCACCGCAAAAACGGCCGCGACCTATTCCCTGGACCTGGCGCAGCTGTTGCCCGCTCAACTCGCGGCTGGTACGCACCTGCTGGCCGTGTGGCAGCCCGATGGGTCGCCCGCGCTGGCGTCATTTTCTGGCGTGAGTGCCAGCAGTGCCTCGGTTGGCCAGGCGAAAGTGCGCGCCGAGCAAGCCCAGCCCCGGCTGCCCCGGCCCCAGGGCCAGAACGTGTACCTGGGGTTTTTGCTGGTGCTGGGGCTTTCCTACGGAGCCGTTCGGTCGGCGTACCAGCCGGGTTTGGCCCGCATTTTCCAGATTGAGGAGCTGTTTGGGGGTGGCAGCGACCAACAAGCCTTTTTGGCCAAGCCTGCGTTTTCGCTGCTCAACCTGCTGTTAGTCCTGCTCTTTGCCTTGTCGTTTGCGCTGCTCCTCACGGCCATCCACACCGACTTGCAGAACCTGCCCTTGCTGCGTCGCTTCTTCGACGTACCGGAAACCGCCATTGTGGCCCGCGTTGTCCTTTACACCGCCGTTATCACCGTCTTCATATTCGGAAAGTATGTGTATCTGGGGGTTATGGGCTACATTTTTGGGCTTCAGCCCCTCGTCAACATCCAGTACCGGGAGTTTTTGCGCACCACATTGCTCGGTGGGCTGTTTCTGCCCCTGGTGCTGCTGCTTTATCTTAGCCTCAACAGTAGCTACCCGCGCACGGTGGCCTGGGCGGCTAGTGCGGTCATTGGCATTGTGCTTGTGGGCACGGTGCTGCGCGTGGCCCGCACTCTTCATCAGCATGCTTCGCTGCTGAATCTGCATTTGTTTGCTTACCTTTGCGCTACTGAAGTATTGCCTTTACTGGTTTTACTTAAACTTATCGTTTTTACGTACTGA
- a CDS encoding toxin-antitoxin system YwqK family antitoxin, which translates to MRISRLWLRPLRFLGFAMLLCTLLPWGCTRKAVSFNSNPDQPATAELVADTLVRTTDTVKGQPSLSTARKVVISKEQERAAKEAEKEAQRKPKKKKKVFLGEKIKRAYTKTGPKGRNQIVEVFYYLKYPQPINDYAPAHYYYDTKKHKILKLASVEEDAPTLKILHGPYKKLQNNKVLETGYYALGTRHLRWERFDKNGVLLSKVHYEMGFPRDANVSYYGEDRSLINEVVPYVNGKLEGDYAKFLINGQADWRGQFENGKRVGVWTKYWGFRNRRRYEYQYAESGYDPEVAEPELIREYNRNAVIIYDKEKNIDKRGQPEAEDRPGMRRPVPRAAPKATPKRSK; encoded by the coding sequence ATGCGTATTTCCCGTTTGTGGCTGCGGCCGCTGCGTTTTCTGGGCTTTGCCATGCTGCTGTGCACGCTGCTGCCGTGGGGGTGTACCCGCAAAGCGGTGTCCTTCAATAGCAACCCCGACCAGCCCGCCACTGCCGAGCTGGTGGCGGATACGCTCGTCCGTACCACCGATACGGTTAAGGGTCAGCCCTCGCTCAGCACGGCCCGCAAGGTGGTCATCAGCAAAGAGCAGGAGCGCGCCGCCAAAGAAGCCGAGAAGGAAGCCCAGCGCAAGCCCAAAAAGAAAAAGAAGGTATTCCTGGGTGAGAAAATCAAGCGGGCGTACACGAAGACGGGCCCCAAGGGCCGCAACCAGATTGTGGAGGTGTTCTACTACCTCAAGTACCCGCAGCCGATTAATGACTACGCCCCGGCGCACTACTACTACGACACCAAGAAGCACAAGATTCTGAAGCTGGCCTCGGTGGAGGAAGACGCGCCCACCCTCAAAATCCTGCACGGCCCCTACAAAAAGCTGCAAAACAACAAGGTGCTCGAAACCGGCTATTACGCCCTGGGCACCCGCCACTTGCGCTGGGAACGGTTTGACAAGAACGGCGTCTTGCTGAGCAAGGTGCACTACGAAATGGGCTTTCCGCGCGACGCCAACGTGAGCTACTACGGCGAAGACCGCAGCCTTATCAACGAGGTGGTGCCTTACGTGAACGGCAAGCTGGAGGGCGACTACGCCAAGTTCCTCATCAATGGCCAGGCCGATTGGCGCGGGCAGTTTGAGAACGGCAAGCGCGTTGGCGTCTGGACCAAGTATTGGGGCTTCCGCAACCGCCGCCGCTACGAGTACCAGTACGCCGAGTCTGGCTACGACCCCGAAGTGGCAGAGCCGGAGCTCATTCGCGAGTACAACCGCAACGCCGTCATCATCTACGATAAGGAAAAGAACATCGACAAGCGCGGCCAGCCCGAAGCTGAAGACCGGCCTGGCATGCGCCGCCCCGTGCCCCGCGCGGCACCCAAAGCGACCCCGAAACGGTCGAAGTGA
- the arfB gene encoding alternative ribosome rescue aminoacyl-tRNA hydrolase ArfB: MLPPADAFLPEITFQTSRSSGPGGQNVNKVESRVELRFPLLSSQVLTESQKALILEKLSNQLTAEGLLIITAQDDRSQLRNKEIALARFHELLQKSLRRPKPRKATKPSKSAVRKRLEGKKLQGEKKASRRRLE, from the coding sequence ATGTTGCCTCCCGCCGACGCCTTCTTGCCCGAAATCACGTTTCAAACCAGCCGCTCCAGCGGCCCCGGTGGGCAGAACGTGAACAAGGTAGAGTCGCGGGTGGAGCTGCGCTTTCCGTTGCTGAGCTCGCAGGTGCTCACCGAGAGCCAGAAAGCCTTGATTCTGGAGAAGTTGAGCAACCAGCTTACAGCCGAGGGCTTGCTCATCATCACGGCTCAGGATGACCGCAGCCAGCTGCGCAACAAGGAAATAGCTCTGGCCCGCTTCCACGAGCTCCTGCAAAAAAGCCTGCGCCGGCCCAAGCCCCGCAAAGCCACCAAGCCTAGCAAAAGCGCCGTGCGCAAGCGCCTTGAAGGCAAGAAGCTGCAGGGCGAGAAGAAGGCCAGCCGCCGGCGGCTAGAGTAG
- a CDS encoding 3-oxoacyl-ACP synthase III family protein: MYLHHVAAYLPEAVVTNAHFTRLNGLANEWIIERTGIQERRKAGPGENANTMAIAATQAAFASAPSFAQDTVDLVVAGTYTPHDTIFTAAHAVQRFIGINEIPTVSISSACSSLLNAVEIVEGYFAMGKATRAIVVVTEHNTAYNNEEDTMAGHLWGDGAAALLISKERISPDDLVIAEVITGGAAPVSKADEAVTLKPVEKGIVMPFGRDVFQQACLYMARVTQTLLDKHHIATPDLTYLIPHQANLRISKNVVKQLGLDPSRAVNNIDRLGNTGCAGAAIGLAEIWDNLKGGDKVIVTVFGGGYSYGAMLLNK; encoded by the coding sequence GTGTACCTTCATCATGTGGCTGCCTACCTTCCGGAGGCAGTCGTTACCAATGCTCACTTCACCCGTCTCAATGGCTTGGCCAACGAGTGGATAATTGAGCGAACCGGCATCCAGGAGCGCCGCAAAGCGGGCCCCGGCGAAAATGCCAACACCATGGCCATTGCCGCTACGCAGGCCGCTTTCGCCTCTGCGCCCTCCTTTGCCCAAGATACGGTCGACCTGGTGGTGGCCGGCACCTACACGCCCCACGATACCATCTTCACGGCCGCGCACGCCGTGCAGCGCTTCATTGGCATCAACGAAATTCCAACGGTTAGCATCTCGTCGGCCTGCTCTTCGTTGCTGAATGCGGTGGAGATTGTGGAAGGCTACTTTGCCATGGGCAAAGCCACCCGGGCCATCGTGGTGGTAACGGAGCACAACACCGCTTATAACAACGAGGAGGACACCATGGCCGGCCACCTGTGGGGCGACGGCGCGGCGGCCCTGCTCATTTCAAAGGAGCGCATCAGCCCCGACGACCTGGTTATTGCCGAGGTAATCACCGGCGGCGCTGCTCCCGTAAGCAAGGCTGATGAGGCCGTGACGCTCAAGCCCGTAGAGAAAGGCATTGTGATGCCTTTTGGGCGCGACGTGTTTCAGCAGGCCTGCCTCTACATGGCCCGCGTGACCCAGACCTTGCTCGACAAGCACCACATCGCCACGCCCGACCTCACCTACCTCATCCCGCACCAGGCCAACCTGCGCATTTCGAAAAACGTGGTGAAGCAGCTGGGCCTCGACCCCAGCCGGGCCGTGAACAACATCGACCGCCTCGGCAATACCGGGTGCGCCGGAGCCGCTATTGGGCTGGCTGAAATCTGGGATAACCTCAAAGGCGGCGATAAGGTGATTGTCACCGTGTTCGGGGGCGGGTATTCCTACGGGGCCATGCTCTTGAATAAGTAA
- a CDS encoding alpha/beta fold hydrolase: MPLLHYLDQGQGRPLVILHGLFGTLDNWQTLARRWATEAELRVVSVDLRNHGRSFQSPEHSYALMAQDVLALFDHLQLGPDTTLMGHSMGGKVAMRLALDHPERLARLIVLDIAPRFSDMAHQTDILAGLHAVDLAHISSRQEADAAMAQHIPQVGVRQFLLKNLYRREDNSFAWRINLKTLAASMAAVGEETSAAQPFLKPALFVRGGKSNYITAEDKLYGIPALFPNSQVETVVDAGHWLHAEKPEEVFQLVRAFVQQ, from the coding sequence ATGCCTTTGCTTCACTACCTCGACCAAGGCCAGGGCCGGCCCCTGGTTATCCTCCACGGCCTCTTCGGAACCCTCGATAACTGGCAAACCCTGGCCCGGCGCTGGGCCACCGAAGCCGAGTTGCGCGTAGTGAGCGTGGATTTGCGCAACCACGGCCGCTCGTTCCAAAGCCCCGAGCACAGCTACGCTCTCATGGCGCAGGATGTGCTGGCGCTGTTCGACCACCTGCAGCTGGGGCCCGACACCACGCTCATGGGCCACAGCATGGGCGGCAAAGTGGCCATGCGCCTGGCCCTGGACCACCCCGAGCGCCTGGCCCGCCTTATCGTGCTCGACATTGCCCCGCGCTTCTCCGACATGGCGCACCAAACCGACATCCTCGCCGGCCTGCACGCCGTAGACCTGGCCCACATCAGCAGCCGCCAAGAGGCCGATGCGGCCATGGCTCAGCACATTCCGCAAGTGGGCGTGCGCCAGTTCCTGCTCAAAAACCTGTACCGCCGCGAAGACAACTCCTTTGCCTGGCGCATCAACCTGAAAACGCTCGCCGCCTCGATGGCCGCCGTGGGGGAAGAAACCTCAGCTGCGCAGCCCTTTCTGAAACCCGCGCTGTTTGTGCGGGGTGGCAAGTCGAACTACATCACCGCCGAAGACAAGCTCTACGGCATTCCGGCGCTGTTTCCGAACTCGCAGGTTGAAACCGTTGTGGATGCCGGCCACTGGCTGCATGCCGAGAAGCCCGAGGAAGTGTTCCAGCTGGTGCGGGCATTTGTGCAGCAATAA
- the mgtE gene encoding magnesium transporter, producing the protein MQPQTVETITSLIQEGEFFKLKQVLREFQPSELVALIEEEEEREQLIIFRLLPLKLATEVFEYLDLEVQRHFLDNLAQDKMADILNEMSPDDRTTLLEFLPANFVAELVQSLSEEERKVTLQLLGYPEESVGRLMTPDYIAIRETWTVQQVLDFIRQHGGQSETLSMLYVTDAQGVLLDDIRIREFLLAAPTARVRDLMDRRFVQLQANQDQEDAIDVFRRNDRNALPVVSDQGILLGIVTIDDILSIREQEDTEDMQKLGGSEALDEPYLATPLLRMVQKRAGWLVVLFLGELLTASAMQFFEGELQKAIVLVQFIPLIISSGGNSGSQATSLIIRAMALGEFTLSEWWRVLRREIMSGLALGVILGIVGFARIAVWQSITPIYGPHWLMVALTVGVALVGIVLWGSLAGSMLPLLLKKLGLDPATSSAPFVATLVDVTGLIIYFTVALVLLHGTLL; encoded by the coding sequence ATGCAGCCGCAGACCGTGGAAACCATCACGTCCTTGATTCAGGAGGGCGAATTTTTCAAGCTGAAGCAGGTGCTCCGCGAGTTTCAGCCCTCGGAGTTGGTGGCGCTTATTGAAGAGGAAGAGGAACGCGAACAGCTCATCATCTTCCGGCTGCTGCCCCTCAAGCTGGCCACCGAAGTATTTGAGTACCTCGACCTGGAAGTGCAGCGCCACTTCCTCGACAACCTGGCCCAGGATAAGATGGCCGACATTCTCAACGAGATGTCGCCGGACGACCGCACCACCCTGCTCGAATTCCTGCCCGCCAACTTTGTGGCCGAGCTGGTGCAGAGCCTCTCCGAAGAAGAGCGCAAGGTGACCCTGCAGCTGCTGGGTTACCCCGAAGAGTCGGTGGGCCGCCTCATGACGCCCGACTACATTGCCATCCGCGAGACGTGGACGGTGCAGCAGGTGCTCGACTTCATTCGTCAGCACGGCGGGCAGTCCGAAACGCTGAGCATGCTCTACGTGACCGATGCGCAGGGCGTGCTGCTCGACGACATCCGCATCAGGGAGTTTTTGCTGGCCGCGCCCACCGCCCGGGTGCGCGACCTCATGGACCGCCGCTTCGTGCAGCTGCAGGCCAATCAGGACCAGGAAGACGCCATCGACGTGTTCCGGCGCAACGACCGCAACGCCCTGCCCGTGGTCAGCGACCAGGGCATCCTGCTCGGCATCGTGACCATCGACGACATCCTGAGCATCCGCGAGCAGGAAGACACCGAGGACATGCAGAAGCTCGGCGGCTCCGAAGCCCTCGACGAGCCTTACCTGGCCACCCCCCTGCTGCGCATGGTGCAGAAGCGGGCCGGCTGGCTAGTGGTGCTGTTTTTGGGCGAACTGCTCACGGCCTCGGCCATGCAGTTTTTTGAAGGCGAGCTCCAGAAGGCCATTGTACTGGTGCAGTTCATTCCGCTCATCATCAGCTCCGGCGGCAACTCGGGCTCGCAGGCCACGTCGCTCATCATCCGGGCCATGGCACTGGGCGAGTTCACCCTCAGCGAGTGGTGGCGCGTGCTACGGCGCGAAATTATGTCGGGGCTGGCGCTGGGCGTCATTCTGGGCATTGTCGGGTTTGCCCGCATCGCCGTCTGGCAAAGCATCACCCCCATTTATGGCCCGCACTGGCTGATGGTGGCGCTCACGGTGGGCGTCGCGCTGGTGGGCATTGTGCTGTGGGGCTCGCTGGCGGGCTCCATGCTGCCCCTGCTGCTCAAGAAGCTGGGCCTCGACCCGGCTACGTCGTCGGCTCCCTTTGTGGCCACCTTGGTCGATGTTACGGGGCTGATTATCTACTTCACGGTGGCCCTGGTGCTGCTGCACGGCACGCTGCTTTAG
- a CDS encoding MraY family glycosyltransferase, with amino-acid sequence MIHLDIPLGLAWMWALLVSLFAVPSIIYIAHLKNMLDTPNGRTVHQSLTPRLGGVAVFAGFMSALTIFAPLQNGAKELLAGCIILFFVGLKDDLVGMSVSKKFVGQLLATGIVMIMADVRITSFQGILGVGALPVGISYAFTLGVIVGITNAINLIDGLDGLAGTIVLIICSTFGYYFYVYGGPGYSNYSYVAVCLMGGLLGFLRYNFHRAPIFMGDTGSLVCGFIVSVLAIQFIEMGLRVGQPFGSASPSVAVGILFVPLFDTIRVFSLRMLAGRSPFSPDKNHIHHRILAMGFQQISTVLLLGLLNVLVILFVIRFASLGNTVLIAALAGFSALLSIFFGVYQSRISRRQLMAAESSKLA; translated from the coding sequence ATGATTCATTTGGATATTCCACTAGGCTTGGCTTGGATGTGGGCATTGTTGGTGTCGCTCTTCGCCGTGCCGTCCATAATTTACATTGCCCACCTCAAAAACATGCTCGACACGCCCAACGGGCGCACCGTGCACCAGTCGCTCACACCCCGCTTGGGCGGCGTGGCCGTGTTCGCCGGCTTCATGTCGGCCCTCACCATTTTTGCCCCGCTTCAAAACGGCGCCAAGGAGCTGCTGGCCGGCTGCATCATCCTGTTCTTCGTTGGGCTAAAAGACGACTTGGTGGGCATGTCGGTTTCGAAGAAGTTTGTGGGCCAGTTGCTCGCCACCGGCATTGTGATGATAATGGCCGACGTGCGCATCACCAGCTTCCAGGGCATCCTGGGCGTGGGCGCCTTGCCAGTCGGCATCAGCTACGCCTTCACGCTGGGCGTCATCGTGGGCATTACCAACGCCATCAACCTCATCGACGGCCTGGACGGGTTAGCGGGTACTATTGTATTGATTATCTGTAGCACTTTTGGTTATTATTTTTATGTGTACGGCGGCCCCGGCTACAGCAACTATTCTTATGTAGCGGTTTGCCTTATGGGTGGGCTGCTGGGCTTTCTGCGGTATAACTTTCACCGGGCTCCCATTTTTATGGGGGATACCGGTTCGCTGGTGTGTGGCTTTATTGTATCGGTCTTGGCCATTCAGTTCATCGAAATGGGGCTGCGGGTGGGCCAGCCTTTCGGCTCTGCTTCCCCATCGGTTGCCGTTGGCATCCTGTTTGTGCCCTTGTTCGATACCATTCGGGTGTTCTCGCTGCGCATGCTGGCGGGCCGCTCGCCCTTCTCGCCAGATAAAAACCACATCCATCACCGCATTCTGGCTATGGGCTTTCAGCAAATCAGCACGGTACTGCTGCTGGGCTTGCTCAACGTGTTGGTTATCTTATTCGTAATTCGATTTGCCTCGCTTGGCAATACGGTGCTCATCGCGGCCCTGGCTGGCTTCTCGGCCTTGCTGAGCATCTTCTTCGGTGTGTACCAAAGCCGCATTTCGCGCCGCCAGTTAATGGCCGCCGAAAGCAGTAAATTAGCCTAG
- a CDS encoding cyanophycinase, with translation MPVDSPVSLASPRGILVMLGGGDDDPLLSLLAGLLPDHDATIEVLTTATRRQPARTAAAYAHAWHQLGYRHVRHLQVDENHPADDPATLMRLRRATLVFMSGGDQERLTDFLLDTEFLSILKHKYESEDTFIIAGTSAGASAVAEFMLVYGHGWRSLKKGSIEVKPGLGLLPGVLLDQHFAERGRYPRLMHAVLDQPTLLGIGLSEETGLIVRPGVPAEVFGDEVVVVVDAAQTTHNNLPDLAHDKIISGHRLHVHLLVAGQRLDLASREVMEC, from the coding sequence ATGCCCGTTGATTCCCCTGTTTCCCTTGCCTCGCCGCGTGGCATCCTTGTGATGCTAGGCGGCGGCGACGACGACCCGCTGCTTTCGCTTTTGGCCGGCTTGCTGCCCGACCACGACGCCACCATTGAGGTGCTGACCACGGCCACCCGCCGCCAGCCGGCCCGCACTGCCGCTGCCTACGCGCACGCCTGGCACCAGTTGGGCTACCGGCACGTGCGGCACTTGCAAGTCGATGAAAACCACCCCGCCGACGACCCCGCCACGCTCATGCGCCTGCGCCGCGCCACCCTGGTGTTCATGAGCGGCGGCGACCAGGAGCGGCTCACCGACTTCTTGCTCGATACCGAGTTTTTGAGTATTCTAAAGCACAAATACGAGAGCGAGGATACCTTTATCATCGCGGGCACCAGCGCCGGGGCCTCGGCCGTGGCCGAGTTTATGCTGGTGTACGGGCACGGCTGGCGCAGCCTGAAGAAGGGCAGCATCGAGGTGAAGCCCGGCCTGGGCTTGCTGCCCGGTGTGCTGCTCGACCAGCACTTTGCCGAGCGCGGCCGCTACCCCCGTCTGATGCACGCTGTGCTGGACCAGCCCACCCTGCTCGGCATTGGGCTGAGCGAGGAGACTGGCCTCATCGTGCGGCCAGGCGTGCCGGCGGAAGTATTCGGCGACGAAGTCGTGGTGGTAGTCGACGCTGCTCAAACCACGCACAACAACTTGCCCGACCTGGCCCACGATAAAATCATCAGCGGCCACCGGCTGCATGTGCATTTATTGGTGGCCGGCCAGCGCCTCGACCTGGCCTCGCGGGAGGTAATGGAGTGCTGA
- a CDS encoding carbohydrate porin, which yields MLMLVGRANAQVTPPGTTSPATPPNAAAAQEPAHQPNDTPGQPRNWSLHFQQTLIDQWHNDLSTPYAGDYSLANRESAKLSFTSTLFIGRRLWKGAALYFNPEVAGGSGLSGARGIAGFTNGETFRIGDPAPNLYLARLYLRQVFAVGTGTATDEDDLNQLAGTRPERYFAINLGKFSTADFFDQNSYSHDPRTQFLNWSLMSAGAWDYAANTRGYTVGGVLEYVTPGLALRFASTLMPTLANGPVLDFHYGTAHAETLELTKGYRLGGRQGTVRVLGFRNVAAMATYRSAIALAQATGTQPDVVAVRQSGHTKVGFGLNAEQELTQNVGLFARVSYNDGKNETWAFTEIDQSASLGVVSTGARWQRPDDRLGAAVVVNGVSPEHRAYLAAGGYGFIVGDGALRYGLERIGEVYYSISLPRYHAAISPDYQFVVNPAYNRDRNGPVHVVALRLHVEF from the coding sequence ATGCTGATGTTGGTTGGCCGCGCCAATGCGCAGGTCACGCCGCCGGGCACCACGTCTCCCGCTACTCCGCCCAATGCCGCAGCGGCACAAGAGCCGGCGCACCAGCCCAACGACACCCCCGGCCAGCCGCGCAACTGGAGCCTGCATTTTCAGCAGACGCTCATCGACCAGTGGCACAACGACCTGAGCACGCCATACGCCGGCGACTACAGCCTGGCGAACCGCGAATCGGCGAAGCTCTCGTTCACGTCCACGCTTTTCATTGGCCGGCGGCTGTGGAAGGGCGCGGCCCTCTACTTCAACCCCGAAGTGGCCGGCGGCAGCGGCCTGAGCGGCGCGCGGGGCATTGCGGGCTTCACCAATGGCGAAACCTTTCGCATCGGCGACCCCGCGCCCAACTTGTACCTGGCGCGCCTGTACCTGCGGCAAGTATTTGCCGTGGGCACTGGCACGGCCACGGATGAGGACGACCTGAACCAGCTGGCCGGCACGCGCCCGGAGCGCTACTTCGCCATCAACCTGGGCAAGTTCAGCACCGCCGATTTCTTCGACCAAAACAGCTACTCGCACGACCCGCGCACCCAGTTCCTGAACTGGAGCCTGATGAGCGCCGGCGCTTGGGACTATGCTGCCAACACCCGCGGCTACACCGTGGGCGGCGTGCTGGAGTACGTGACGCCCGGCCTGGCCCTGCGCTTTGCCTCCACGCTCATGCCCACGCTGGCCAACGGGCCGGTGCTGGACTTCCACTACGGCACGGCCCACGCCGAAACCCTCGAGCTCACTAAAGGCTACCGCCTCGGCGGCCGCCAAGGCACGGTGCGCGTGCTGGGCTTCCGCAACGTGGCGGCCATGGCTACCTACCGCAGTGCCATTGCCCTGGCCCAAGCCACTGGCACGCAGCCCGATGTGGTGGCTGTGCGCCAGAGCGGTCACACCAAAGTCGGCTTTGGCCTGAATGCTGAGCAGGAGCTGACGCAGAACGTGGGCCTCTTCGCCCGCGTCAGTTACAACGACGGCAAAAACGAAACCTGGGCCTTCACCGAAATCGACCAAAGCGCCAGCCTGGGCGTGGTGAGCACCGGCGCCCGCTGGCAGCGTCCCGATGACCGCCTGGGCGCGGCCGTGGTCGTGAACGGCGTTAGCCCGGAGCACCGCGCTTACTTGGCGGCCGGCGGCTACGGCTTTATCGTGGGCGACGGCGCGCTGCGCTACGGGCTGGAACGAATCGGCGAGGTGTATTACAGCATCAGCCTGCCCCGCTACCATGCCGCCATCAGCCCCGATTACCAGTTTGTGGTCAACCCCGCCTACAACCGCGACCGCAACGGCCCGGTGCACGTGGTGGCGCTGCGCCTTCACGTTGAGTTCTAG
- a CDS encoding YraN family protein: protein MAHAPHELGQAGEAAAADYFLARNYEILARGYRHSRAEVDLVLRRGVELLVFVEVKTRSSGQFGPPETFVSARKKDLFRLAATHLQEELDWRGDIRFDIVALTLLSQGFHLEHFEDAFY, encoded by the coding sequence ATGGCTCATGCGCCCCACGAGTTAGGCCAAGCCGGCGAAGCCGCGGCGGCCGACTATTTCCTGGCCCGCAACTACGAGATACTTGCCCGCGGCTACCGCCACAGCCGGGCCGAAGTAGACCTCGTGCTGCGCCGCGGAGTTGAGTTGTTGGTGTTTGTGGAAGTCAAGACCCGCTCTTCCGGGCAGTTCGGCCCGCCTGAAACATTTGTGTCGGCTCGGAAGAAGGACCTGTTCCGGCTCGCGGCCACGCACCTGCAGGAAGAACTGGACTGGCGCGGCGACATTCGCTTCGATATCGTGGCCCTGACCTTGCTCAGCCAGGGGTTTCACCTCGAGCATTTCGAGGACGCCTTTTATTGA
- the lipB gene encoding lipoyl(octanoyl) transferase LipB, which produces MASSVEQFRPQLLDAPVPDATRPAPNRSLQVQRLGLVDYVPTWLLQEELMEATLAIKVQNRQAEATGAAPAPTPNHLLLCEHPHTYTLGKSGKPEHLLLDEAALAAHGASFHRINRGGDITYHGPGQLVGYPILDLDNFRPDIHWYLRTLEEAVIRTLAEYGLNAGRIAGLTGVWLGWEDGAPNPRKICAFGVKCSRWVTLHGFALNVNPDLAYFGHIVPCGITDKAVTSLAQELGSSAAVSVAEVQERLLPHLVELLGASSPAPSPNLPTNKA; this is translated from the coding sequence ATGGCCTCATCCGTAGAACAGTTCCGCCCCCAACTGCTCGACGCCCCCGTGCCCGACGCCACCCGCCCTGCCCCCAACCGCTCGCTACAGGTGCAGCGCCTGGGGCTGGTCGACTACGTGCCCACCTGGCTGCTGCAGGAAGAACTGATGGAGGCCACACTGGCCATCAAGGTGCAAAACCGCCAGGCCGAAGCTACCGGCGCGGCGCCTGCTCCCACACCGAACCACCTGCTGCTCTGCGAGCACCCGCACACCTACACGCTGGGCAAAAGCGGCAAGCCCGAGCACCTGCTGCTCGACGAGGCCGCGCTGGCGGCGCATGGCGCCAGCTTCCACCGCATCAACCGCGGCGGCGACATTACCTACCACGGCCCCGGGCAGCTGGTGGGCTACCCCATCCTTGACCTCGACAACTTCCGGCCTGACATTCACTGGTACCTGCGCACCTTAGAGGAGGCTGTTATCCGAACCCTGGCCGAATACGGCTTGAACGCGGGCCGCATCGCTGGGCTCACCGGCGTATGGCTCGGGTGGGAAGACGGCGCCCCCAACCCGCGCAAAATCTGCGCCTTCGGCGTGAAGTGCAGCCGCTGGGTCACGCTCCATGGCTTTGCCCTGAACGTGAACCCGGACCTTGCGTATTTCGGTCATATCGTGCCCTGCGGCATCACAGACAAGGCGGTTACGTCCCTGGCACAAGAGTTGGGGAGCAGCGCGGCCGTGTCGGTAGCCGAAGTGCAGGAACGCCTGCTGCCCCATCTGGTGGAGTTGCTAGGGGCCAGTAGCCCAGCTCCCTCCCCGAATTTGCCCACTAACAAAGCCTAA